A region of Betta splendens chromosome 13, fBetSpl5.4, whole genome shotgun sequence DNA encodes the following proteins:
- the cluha gene encoding clustered mitochondria protein homolog isoform X1, with amino-acid sequence MVSKTDDIPASVPNCNPVDLADEAGDGAQDASETSKTHVKESCGCGHSADTVMVNGDGAHGHTESKQDGSTETDGEEESNEQEVIVIQDTGFTVKIQAPGTEPFDLQVSPQEMVQEIHQVLMDREDTCHRTCFSLQLDGNVLDNFAELKSIEGLQEGSVLKVVEEPYTVREARIHVRQIRDLLKSLDPSDAYNGVDCISLSFLSIFTDGDLGDSGKRKKKGTELEQIDCTPPEHILPGSKDRPLVPLQPQNKDWKPMQCLKVLTMSGWNPPPGNRKMHGDLMYLYMVTVEERHVSVTASTRGFYLNQSTTYNFNPKPANPSFLSHSLVELLSQISPAFKKNFTALQKKRVQRHPFERIATPFQVYSWTAPQVDHAMDCVRAEDAYTSRLGYEEHIPGQTRDWNEELQTTRELPRKNLPERLLRERAIFKVHSDFAAAATRGAMAVIDGNVMAINPGEETRMQMFIWNNIFFSLGFDVRDHYRELGGDAAAHAAPTNDLNGVRAYGAVDVEGLYTLGTVVVDYRGYRVTAQSIIPGILEREQEQSVIYGSIDFGKTVVSHSKYLELLEKTSRPLKIQRHKVLNEKNDAVELCSSVECKGIIGNDGRHYILDLLRTFPPDLNFLPVDGEELPPESQRQGFPRQHRHRLACLRQELIEAFVEHRYLLFMKMAALQLMQQKANKESNKTEIPAITDASEASTEHNNDTTETQSTTPVSANATDKSTLAASQAESSCDANSLNATTNGPVDSSVTQNGECKSPLESKELEESIPGLAQAKELAETLVAEDGSGIDPKSREVVLNACKAVGSISNTSFDIRFNPDIFSPGVRFPEDSTEEVQKQKQLLKDAAAFLVSCQIPSLIKDCLEHSTLPMDGTTLTEALHQRGINVRYLGTVLEFVDKTPAKAQLEHFYRIGICELITRCAKHIFKTYLQGVELSALSAAVSHFLNCFLSSFPDAVAHLPPDELVSRRKSRKRRNRVPGGGDNTAWASLTPSELWKNIATEAQSYYHFTLQCESVDQVVEKYGFQKITMLREISIKTGIQILIKEYNFDSRHKPAFTEEDILNIFPVVKHVNPKASDAFHFFQSGQAKVQQGFLKEGCELINEALNLFNNVYGAMHVEICACLRLLARLNYIMGDHAEALSNQQKAVLMSERVLGIEHPNTIQEYMHLALYCFANGQLSTALKLLYRARYLLLLVCGEDHPEMALLDSNIGLVLHGVMEYDLSLRFLENALTINTKYHGPRSLKVALSHHLVARLYESKAEFRSALQHEKDGYTIYKNQMGEAHEKTRESSEYLKYLTQQAVALQRTMNEIYKNGSNASIMPLKFTAPSMASVLEQLNIINGIIFIPLSQKDLENLKAEVQRRQQLQDLGKSEEPTENSPLELEDKIPID; translated from the exons ATGGTAAGCAAGACAGATGACATCCCGGCGTCGGTGCCTAACTGTAATCCGGTTGATCTTGCGGATGAAGCCGGGGATGGAGCCCAGGACGCCAGTGAGACCAGCAAGACGCACGTGAAGGAGTCCTGCGGTTGTG GGCACAGTGCAGATACAGTCATGGTGAATGGTGATGGGGCTCATGGGCACACAGAATCCAAGCAGGATGGAAGCACCGAGACGGATGGAGAAGAGGAGTCCAACGAACAGGAAGTGATAGTGATCCAGGACACGGGCTTCACCGTTAAGATCCAGGCACCTGGAACGGAGCCATTTGACCTGCAG GTGTCTCCCCAGGAGATGGTACAGGAGATCCATCAGGTGCTGATGGACCGTGAGGACACTTGTCACCGTACATGCTTCTCACTACAGCTGGATGGAAATGTGCTGGACAACTTTGCTGAGCTCAAGTCCATAGAGGGCCTTCAGGAGGGCTCGGTGCTTAAAGTCGTGGAAG AGCCCTACACCGTGCGTGAAGCTCGCATCCACGTGCGTCAAATCAGAGACCTGCTGAAAAGCCTGGACCCTTCAGACGCATACAACGGAGTGGACTgcatctccctctccttcctcagtaTCTTTACTGATGGAGACCTTGGAG ACAGTGgtaagagaaagaaaaagggcaCCGAGCTGGAGCAGATTGACTGCACCCCCCCAGAACACATCCTCCCTGGAAGCAAAGATCGACCTCTGGTGCCATTGCAGCCACAAAACAAGGACTGGAAG CCAATGCAGTGCCTGAAGGTCCTGACTATGAGCGGCTGGAACCCTCCACCTGGAAACCGAAAAATGCACGGTGACCTCATGTACCTGTACATGGTTACGGTGGAGGAGCGCCATGTCAGCGTTACTGCCTCTACACGCGGCTTCTACCTCAACCA ATCTACTACATACAATTTCAACCCCAAGCCAGCGAATCCCAGCTTCCTCAGCCATtctctggtggagctgctgagccAGATCAGCCCCGCCTTCAAGAAGAACTTCACTGCTCTGCAAAAGAAAAG GGTCCAGAGACACCCATTTGAGAGAATAGCTACACCTTTCCAGGTTTACAGCTGGACAGCTCCACAAGTGGACCACGCTATGGACTGTGTTCGAGCCGAGGATGCCTACACCTCCCGCCTGGGTTATGAGGAGCACATTCCTGGACAG ACCAGAGATTGGAACGAGGAGCTACAGACCACCAGAGAGCTGCCCAGGAAGAACCTGCCTGAACGGCTGCTGAGGGAAAGAGCCATATTCAAG GTCCACAGTGACTTTGCAGCAGCTGCCACTCGGGGTGCTATGGCAGTGATCGATGGCAACGTCATGGCCATCAACCCTGGCGAGGAAACGCGCATGCAGATGTTCATCTGGAACAACATTTTCTTCAGCCTCGGCTTCGATGTGCGGGACCACTATCGCGAGCTGGGTGGCGATGCAGCAGCACACGCGGCACCCACCAACGACTTGAATGGCGTCCGAGCTTACGGGGCGGTAGATGTGGAGGGACTGTACACTCTGGGCACAGTAGTGGTGGACTACAGAGGATACCGGGTCACTGCCCAGTCCATTATCCCAGGTATTCTGGAGCgtgagcaggagcagagcgTCATCTATGGCTCTATTGACTTTGGAAAGACGGTTGTATCGCACAGCAAGTATTTGGAGCTTCTGGAGAAGACCAGCAGGCCACTCAAG ATCCAGAGACACAAGGTGCTGAATGAGAAGAATGACGCCGTGGAGCTGTGCTCCTCTGTCGAGTGCAAAGGCATCATTGGAAATGATGGCAGACACTATATTCTGGATCTTCTTCGCACTTTCCCCCCTGACCTAAACTTCCTGCCTGTGGATGGAGAGGAGCTTCCTCCAGAGAGTCAGCGCCAGGGCTTTCCCCGCCAGCACCGCCACCGCCTGGCTTGTTTACGCCAGGAGCTCATCGAGGCCTTTGTGGAGCACAG ATATCTTCTCTTCATGAAGATGGCAGCGTTACAGCTCATGCAACAGAAAGCAAACAAGGAGTCTAATAAGACTGAGATACCTGCCATCACAGATGCCTCTGAAGCATCCACAGAACACAATAATGATACAACCGAGACACAAAGCACCACACCAGTCTCTGCTAATGCAACAGATAAAAGCACCTTAGCTGCCTCACAGGCAGAAAGTAGCTGTGATGCAAACTCCTTGAATGCCACCACAAACGGACCTGTAGATTCTTCAGTCACCCAAAATGGGGAATGCAAAAGCCCACTGGAGAGTAAGGAGCTTGAAGAAAGTATTCCGGGATTAGCTCAGGCCAAAGAGCTGGCGGAGACCTTGGTTGCTGAAGATGGATCTGGTATTG ATCCCAAAAGCCGTGAGGTTGTCCTCAATGCTTGCAAGGCAGTGGGCTCTATCAGCAACACATCTTTTGACATTCGCTTCAACCCTGACATCTTCTCCCCAG GAGTGCGCTTCCCAGAAGACAGCACAGAAGAAGTccagaaacaaaagcagctcCTTAAAGATGCTGCTGCCTTCCTGGTGTCCTGTCAGATCCCATCATTG ATTAAGGACTGTTTGGAGCACAGCACTTTGCCTATGGATGGAACAACTCTGACAGAGGCCCTCCACCAGAGGGGCATCAACGTTCGCTACTTAGGCACTGTCCTGGAGTTTGTGGACAAGACCCCTGCCAAAGCCCAGCTGGAGCACTTCTAT AGAATAGGAATTTGTGAGTTGATCACCAGATGTGCAAAACATATCTTCAAGACATACCTTCAA gGCGTGGAGTTGTCtgccctctctgctgctgtaagcCATTTCCTGAACTGCTTTCTGAGCTCCTTCCCCGACGCTGTCGCCCACCTGCCTCCTGATGAGCTGGTGTCACGTCGCAAGAGCCGCAAACGTCGCAACAGGGTCCCCGGTGGTGGGGACAACACGGCGTGGGCGAGCCTCACGCCCAGCGAGCTGTGGAAGAACATTGCTACTGAGGCCCAGAGCTACTATCACTTCACGCTGCAGTG TGAAAGCGTGGATCAGGTGGTGGAGAAGTACGGCTTCCAGAAGATCACTATGCTCAGAGAAATTTCTATCAAAACTGGCATCCAG ATTCTAATAAAGGAATACAACTTTGACAGCCGTCACAAGCCTGCCTTCACTGAGGAAGACATCCTGAACATTTTCCCTGTTGTGAAGCACGTCAACCCTAAAGCCTCTGACGCATTCCACTTCTTCCAGAGTGGACAGGCTAAAGTGCAGCAAG GGTTCCTGAAGGAAGGTTGTGAGCTGATCAACGAGGCTCTTAACCTCTTCAACAACGTGTATGGAGCCATGCATGTAGAAATCTGTGCATGCCTGCGGTTGCTGGCGCGCCTTAATTACATCATGGGAGACCATGCAGAG GCGCTCAGTAACCAGCAGAAGGCCGTGCTGATGAGTGAAAGAGTCCTCGGCATCGAGCACCCCAACACTATCCAAGAATAT ATGCACTTGGCTCTGTACTGCTTTGCCAACGGTCAGTTGTCTACCGCCTTGAAGCTGCTGTATCGTGCTCGTTACCTTTTGTTATTGGTTTGCGGTGAGGACCACCCAGAAATGGCGCTGCTAGAT AGTAACATTGGTCTGGTGCTACATGGAGTGATGGAGTACGACTTATCCTTGAGATTCCTGGAGAACGCCTTGACTATCAACACAAAGTATCACGGACCCCGGTCCCTCAAAGTGGCCCTCAG cCACCATTTGGTTGCGAGGCTTTACGAGAGCAAGGCAGAGTTCCGCTCTGCACTACAGCACGAGAAAGATGGCTACACCATTTACAAAAACCAG ATGGGTGAAGCCCATGAGAAAACCAGAGAGAGCTCAGAGTATCTGAAGTATCTCACCCAGCAGGCTGTTGCTCTGCAAAGAACCATGAATGAGATCTATAAGAATGGCTCCAACGCCAGCATCATGCCACTTAAG TTTACTGCCCCAAGCATGGCCAGTGTTCTGGAGCAGCTCAACATCATCAACGGCATCATATTTATACCTCTCAG tcaaaaAGATCTAGAAAACCTGAAGGCAGAAGTGCAGAGgcgacagcagctgcaggatctTGGGAAGAGTGAGGAGCCCACTGAAAACAGCCCACTGGAACTAGAGGACAAAATTCCCATTGATTAA
- the cluha gene encoding clustered mitochondria protein homolog isoform X2: MVNGDGAHGHTESKQDGSTETDGEEESNEQEVIVIQDTGFTVKIQAPGTEPFDLQVSPQEMVQEIHQVLMDREDTCHRTCFSLQLDGNVLDNFAELKSIEGLQEGSVLKVVEEPYTVREARIHVRQIRDLLKSLDPSDAYNGVDCISLSFLSIFTDGDLGDSGKRKKKGTELEQIDCTPPEHILPGSKDRPLVPLQPQNKDWKPMQCLKVLTMSGWNPPPGNRKMHGDLMYLYMVTVEERHVSVTASTRGFYLNQSTTYNFNPKPANPSFLSHSLVELLSQISPAFKKNFTALQKKRVQRHPFERIATPFQVYSWTAPQVDHAMDCVRAEDAYTSRLGYEEHIPGQTRDWNEELQTTRELPRKNLPERLLRERAIFKVHSDFAAAATRGAMAVIDGNVMAINPGEETRMQMFIWNNIFFSLGFDVRDHYRELGGDAAAHAAPTNDLNGVRAYGAVDVEGLYTLGTVVVDYRGYRVTAQSIIPGILEREQEQSVIYGSIDFGKTVVSHSKYLELLEKTSRPLKIQRHKVLNEKNDAVELCSSVECKGIIGNDGRHYILDLLRTFPPDLNFLPVDGEELPPESQRQGFPRQHRHRLACLRQELIEAFVEHRYLLFMKMAALQLMQQKANKESNKTEIPAITDASEASTEHNNDTTETQSTTPVSANATDKSTLAASQAESSCDANSLNATTNGPVDSSVTQNGECKSPLESKELEESIPGLAQAKELAETLVAEDGSGIDPKSREVVLNACKAVGSISNTSFDIRFNPDIFSPGVRFPEDSTEEVQKQKQLLKDAAAFLVSCQIPSLIKDCLEHSTLPMDGTTLTEALHQRGINVRYLGTVLEFVDKTPAKAQLEHFYRIGICELITRCAKHIFKTYLQGVELSALSAAVSHFLNCFLSSFPDAVAHLPPDELVSRRKSRKRRNRVPGGGDNTAWASLTPSELWKNIATEAQSYYHFTLQCESVDQVVEKYGFQKITMLREISIKTGIQILIKEYNFDSRHKPAFTEEDILNIFPVVKHVNPKASDAFHFFQSGQAKVQQGFLKEGCELINEALNLFNNVYGAMHVEICACLRLLARLNYIMGDHAEALSNQQKAVLMSERVLGIEHPNTIQEYMHLALYCFANGQLSTALKLLYRARYLLLLVCGEDHPEMALLDSNIGLVLHGVMEYDLSLRFLENALTINTKYHGPRSLKVALSHHLVARLYESKAEFRSALQHEKDGYTIYKNQMGEAHEKTRESSEYLKYLTQQAVALQRTMNEIYKNGSNASIMPLKFTAPSMASVLEQLNIINGIIFIPLSQKDLENLKAEVQRRQQLQDLGKSEEPTENSPLELEDKIPID; this comes from the exons ATGGTGAATGGTGATGGGGCTCATGGGCACACAGAATCCAAGCAGGATGGAAGCACCGAGACGGATGGAGAAGAGGAGTCCAACGAACAGGAAGTGATAGTGATCCAGGACACGGGCTTCACCGTTAAGATCCAGGCACCTGGAACGGAGCCATTTGACCTGCAG GTGTCTCCCCAGGAGATGGTACAGGAGATCCATCAGGTGCTGATGGACCGTGAGGACACTTGTCACCGTACATGCTTCTCACTACAGCTGGATGGAAATGTGCTGGACAACTTTGCTGAGCTCAAGTCCATAGAGGGCCTTCAGGAGGGCTCGGTGCTTAAAGTCGTGGAAG AGCCCTACACCGTGCGTGAAGCTCGCATCCACGTGCGTCAAATCAGAGACCTGCTGAAAAGCCTGGACCCTTCAGACGCATACAACGGAGTGGACTgcatctccctctccttcctcagtaTCTTTACTGATGGAGACCTTGGAG ACAGTGgtaagagaaagaaaaagggcaCCGAGCTGGAGCAGATTGACTGCACCCCCCCAGAACACATCCTCCCTGGAAGCAAAGATCGACCTCTGGTGCCATTGCAGCCACAAAACAAGGACTGGAAG CCAATGCAGTGCCTGAAGGTCCTGACTATGAGCGGCTGGAACCCTCCACCTGGAAACCGAAAAATGCACGGTGACCTCATGTACCTGTACATGGTTACGGTGGAGGAGCGCCATGTCAGCGTTACTGCCTCTACACGCGGCTTCTACCTCAACCA ATCTACTACATACAATTTCAACCCCAAGCCAGCGAATCCCAGCTTCCTCAGCCATtctctggtggagctgctgagccAGATCAGCCCCGCCTTCAAGAAGAACTTCACTGCTCTGCAAAAGAAAAG GGTCCAGAGACACCCATTTGAGAGAATAGCTACACCTTTCCAGGTTTACAGCTGGACAGCTCCACAAGTGGACCACGCTATGGACTGTGTTCGAGCCGAGGATGCCTACACCTCCCGCCTGGGTTATGAGGAGCACATTCCTGGACAG ACCAGAGATTGGAACGAGGAGCTACAGACCACCAGAGAGCTGCCCAGGAAGAACCTGCCTGAACGGCTGCTGAGGGAAAGAGCCATATTCAAG GTCCACAGTGACTTTGCAGCAGCTGCCACTCGGGGTGCTATGGCAGTGATCGATGGCAACGTCATGGCCATCAACCCTGGCGAGGAAACGCGCATGCAGATGTTCATCTGGAACAACATTTTCTTCAGCCTCGGCTTCGATGTGCGGGACCACTATCGCGAGCTGGGTGGCGATGCAGCAGCACACGCGGCACCCACCAACGACTTGAATGGCGTCCGAGCTTACGGGGCGGTAGATGTGGAGGGACTGTACACTCTGGGCACAGTAGTGGTGGACTACAGAGGATACCGGGTCACTGCCCAGTCCATTATCCCAGGTATTCTGGAGCgtgagcaggagcagagcgTCATCTATGGCTCTATTGACTTTGGAAAGACGGTTGTATCGCACAGCAAGTATTTGGAGCTTCTGGAGAAGACCAGCAGGCCACTCAAG ATCCAGAGACACAAGGTGCTGAATGAGAAGAATGACGCCGTGGAGCTGTGCTCCTCTGTCGAGTGCAAAGGCATCATTGGAAATGATGGCAGACACTATATTCTGGATCTTCTTCGCACTTTCCCCCCTGACCTAAACTTCCTGCCTGTGGATGGAGAGGAGCTTCCTCCAGAGAGTCAGCGCCAGGGCTTTCCCCGCCAGCACCGCCACCGCCTGGCTTGTTTACGCCAGGAGCTCATCGAGGCCTTTGTGGAGCACAG ATATCTTCTCTTCATGAAGATGGCAGCGTTACAGCTCATGCAACAGAAAGCAAACAAGGAGTCTAATAAGACTGAGATACCTGCCATCACAGATGCCTCTGAAGCATCCACAGAACACAATAATGATACAACCGAGACACAAAGCACCACACCAGTCTCTGCTAATGCAACAGATAAAAGCACCTTAGCTGCCTCACAGGCAGAAAGTAGCTGTGATGCAAACTCCTTGAATGCCACCACAAACGGACCTGTAGATTCTTCAGTCACCCAAAATGGGGAATGCAAAAGCCCACTGGAGAGTAAGGAGCTTGAAGAAAGTATTCCGGGATTAGCTCAGGCCAAAGAGCTGGCGGAGACCTTGGTTGCTGAAGATGGATCTGGTATTG ATCCCAAAAGCCGTGAGGTTGTCCTCAATGCTTGCAAGGCAGTGGGCTCTATCAGCAACACATCTTTTGACATTCGCTTCAACCCTGACATCTTCTCCCCAG GAGTGCGCTTCCCAGAAGACAGCACAGAAGAAGTccagaaacaaaagcagctcCTTAAAGATGCTGCTGCCTTCCTGGTGTCCTGTCAGATCCCATCATTG ATTAAGGACTGTTTGGAGCACAGCACTTTGCCTATGGATGGAACAACTCTGACAGAGGCCCTCCACCAGAGGGGCATCAACGTTCGCTACTTAGGCACTGTCCTGGAGTTTGTGGACAAGACCCCTGCCAAAGCCCAGCTGGAGCACTTCTAT AGAATAGGAATTTGTGAGTTGATCACCAGATGTGCAAAACATATCTTCAAGACATACCTTCAA gGCGTGGAGTTGTCtgccctctctgctgctgtaagcCATTTCCTGAACTGCTTTCTGAGCTCCTTCCCCGACGCTGTCGCCCACCTGCCTCCTGATGAGCTGGTGTCACGTCGCAAGAGCCGCAAACGTCGCAACAGGGTCCCCGGTGGTGGGGACAACACGGCGTGGGCGAGCCTCACGCCCAGCGAGCTGTGGAAGAACATTGCTACTGAGGCCCAGAGCTACTATCACTTCACGCTGCAGTG TGAAAGCGTGGATCAGGTGGTGGAGAAGTACGGCTTCCAGAAGATCACTATGCTCAGAGAAATTTCTATCAAAACTGGCATCCAG ATTCTAATAAAGGAATACAACTTTGACAGCCGTCACAAGCCTGCCTTCACTGAGGAAGACATCCTGAACATTTTCCCTGTTGTGAAGCACGTCAACCCTAAAGCCTCTGACGCATTCCACTTCTTCCAGAGTGGACAGGCTAAAGTGCAGCAAG GGTTCCTGAAGGAAGGTTGTGAGCTGATCAACGAGGCTCTTAACCTCTTCAACAACGTGTATGGAGCCATGCATGTAGAAATCTGTGCATGCCTGCGGTTGCTGGCGCGCCTTAATTACATCATGGGAGACCATGCAGAG GCGCTCAGTAACCAGCAGAAGGCCGTGCTGATGAGTGAAAGAGTCCTCGGCATCGAGCACCCCAACACTATCCAAGAATAT ATGCACTTGGCTCTGTACTGCTTTGCCAACGGTCAGTTGTCTACCGCCTTGAAGCTGCTGTATCGTGCTCGTTACCTTTTGTTATTGGTTTGCGGTGAGGACCACCCAGAAATGGCGCTGCTAGAT AGTAACATTGGTCTGGTGCTACATGGAGTGATGGAGTACGACTTATCCTTGAGATTCCTGGAGAACGCCTTGACTATCAACACAAAGTATCACGGACCCCGGTCCCTCAAAGTGGCCCTCAG cCACCATTTGGTTGCGAGGCTTTACGAGAGCAAGGCAGAGTTCCGCTCTGCACTACAGCACGAGAAAGATGGCTACACCATTTACAAAAACCAG ATGGGTGAAGCCCATGAGAAAACCAGAGAGAGCTCAGAGTATCTGAAGTATCTCACCCAGCAGGCTGTTGCTCTGCAAAGAACCATGAATGAGATCTATAAGAATGGCTCCAACGCCAGCATCATGCCACTTAAG TTTACTGCCCCAAGCATGGCCAGTGTTCTGGAGCAGCTCAACATCATCAACGGCATCATATTTATACCTCTCAG tcaaaaAGATCTAGAAAACCTGAAGGCAGAAGTGCAGAGgcgacagcagctgcaggatctTGGGAAGAGTGAGGAGCCCACTGAAAACAGCCCACTGGAACTAGAGGACAAAATTCCCATTGATTAA